The sequence below is a genomic window from Lolium perenne isolate Kyuss_39 chromosome 4, Kyuss_2.0, whole genome shotgun sequence.
atcattttctcaagtgtctTGTAGCAAGCCTACGACGGCTACACCACATGAGCTAGCGACTATTATATCATCAACATAAATAATATAGATATCAGAGCATTATTTTTGTGAGAAATAAACAAAGAAGCATCTGCAATTGAAAGGAATAAAACAAAGTTATTGCAGTTTGGAGCTAAATCTTGAGTAcctctttatcggaaaaaaatctTGATTACCTTAAACCAGGGGCTTGTTTGTTTTTACATAAATAGGGTCTAAAAGTTACATGAGTTTCACGATTTGACCAAGTGGCTCGTGGTTCTCCTGGTTGATATTTTAGTTTCATATCTTTAATACATTTTGTTCACTACACATAATCACTATACACGATCTGCATCTTATTTTCCAACATTTATTATCCATTTCGTACCTTCTAAACATTTATCTCTTATGGAAAATCAAAGTCAATAGGGTCTATTTGGTATTCCCTAATCAACAGTTCAGTTTTTTTTATGTTAGATTTCCCTCGTTTAAGTTAGATTTTTCAACATATATTTCCTTTATCTGCATTTGATCTTTTTTGGCGGACCTTCAAATTGTTACTTTCTCCGTTCCATATTACTTATTGTagattcggatgtatctatacgtaaaatatatctagatacatccaaatcaacaacaactaTTATGGGACGGATGATTGATAATGCAAAATCCACTTGTATGGGGAGAAAGATGTGCCAAAAATCCTGATTTTTGTGGCCGGTAATCCCTGACAGGGTGGTGGAGAGCGTGGGCGAGCACGTGGAGGGCTTCGCCGCCGGCGACTCGGTGGTGCCGACGTTCCTGTCGCAGTGCAGCGAGTGCACGGACTGCAAGTCGTCCCGGAGCAACGTGTGCTCCAAGAACCGGTTCGCGGTGCGGGCGGGGATGCCGCGCGACGACACCACCAGGTTCCGCGACGCCGATGGGAACCCTCTCCACCACTTCCTCGGCGTGTCCAGCTTCAGCGAGTACACCGTGGTGGACGTGACCCAGGTCGTCAAGGTCGACCCGGCCTTGCCGCCGGCCACGGCCTGCCTCCTCAGCTGCGGCGCCAGCACTGGTCAGTACTGTACTCTTCACGTTTGGAACTGCCAGCAATAAGTAGTTCTGAATTCTGATCGGAATCGCACAAAATGTTTGGCAGGGGTCGGAGCGGCATGGAAGCTGGCTAAAGTCGAGCCGGGGTCTTCAGTTGCTATCTTCGGCCTCGGAGCCGTGGGTTTGGCGGTAACCTAACAGATACATAATTTGACTCTCATAGTACACACATTTAGCCATCGAATTGCATCGTAACTGTATGTGCAACATTTCACCGTCAGGTGGCTGAAGGAGCCAGGATCTGTGGAGCGTCAAAGATCATCGGCGTGGATTTAAACCCGGAGAAAGATGAGCTCGGCAAGGCCCTTTCCCCGTTTACACCATGATGATGAAACTGCTCTGAATACTTGAACCGTTCTGTTGTCTGACGCATTTAGACCACTGCTCCGTGTTTCAGGAAAGAAATTTGGCGTGACACATTTCATCAATCCAAAGgaacttggagaaaaaactgTTAGCCAGGTGACTACTGACTACTAGCTTTCACCAGTGACTGACGATCTGATCAATGGGTCCACCGAAATTGTGCGCTCAGACACCTCATTTTTCCATGGTAAACAGGTGATCGTCGAGATGACTGACGGCGGCGCCGACTACTGCTTCGAGTGCATCGGGCTGGCGGCGGTGATGAGCGACGCGTTCCAGAGCTCCCGGGCGGTATGCACGAGTACAcatttttagttttattttcgTTTGTCATGTATAAATATGACTTTCACTTCCTGACATGGCTTGCAACGTTGGAACGTTTAGGGATGGGGCAAGACGATCATCCTAGGAGTTGAAATGCACGGCGCCCCTTTGTCCATTCCATCTAGGGAGATCCTCCATGGGAAGTCCGTCATGGGGTCGCTCTTCGGAGGCGTGAAACCTAAGCAGGATATTCCGATTCTCGCCGAGAAGTATCTGAACAAGGTAAGATTCAGAAACTCATCAGACTGATCGTCATGCGTGATGTCGATAATCGGCTCTATGTTTCTGCGAGATCTTGATTCAGAGAACCTTCCATGTGTTCACATTTTGTCTGACGCGGGTAACACAGGAGCTGGAGCTGGACAAGTTCATAACTCACGAGGTTGCCTTCAAGGACATCAACACGGCATTCGACCTGCTGCTGCAGGGGAAGAGTCTCAGGTGCACCATATGGATGGATAAGTGATAAAGCTGCATAAATTTGGGAAACAGGCAGAGGATCAGCCAGCTGTTGGTGAAGTTTGCTGCTCATTCCAGTATGAAATAATTGGGTTTTATTGCTGCCTCGTGTAGTCCTGTGTGTGTGCGCGCGCGCGCACTGCATGCAACTGCCTATGTCTAATCAGCTTCGCCTCCACGCCGCTTCGGGGTTTCCTAGTTTCATGATGTATCCCCAACCTATCTGTTAGCTGCTTATGTCTTCTTGGAATCCATTTCAGCTACTGATGCAAGTTATGTTGGGATGTAATGCCTGCGAAGCTTTGAAGAGAGACCAAATaacttttttttcgaaatggaggaAAAATCACTctagcttctgcatccaaggAATACACATgacttttttattagattattcacaacattATACAAAAGCAATACAAAAGATTAAACCCGAAGCCACCTCctaaacctacagagggataAAGGGGGTgaaactcacatcatccaaacaCCAAATGcttcccaaaccgcccaataacaggtgagaagcacatccagtcaagcagactctcagtgCACGCCACAGAAATcactaccgccgtcttcctcccATCCATCTTTAAGAGGGATCACCGCATTGACCTTGCCAGACCTGCCTGCACGCGTCCAGGAGTCCGCGCCCGTTTTCGATACCCTGCAGCTCCACGCCGCTGAGAATCATCAACGTcaacgtggtagatgaacaccactccatcAAAGATCCACCTCCATCCAGCCGCTGCTCCAAAAATGAGGCCCCAAGAGGTAAAACGACGCAAGAAGCGccgtcatcatccgatccgggagacctagATCTAggatttcccccggagcagcacgagtgagtagCCGCAGACTACGacaacgacgccttcaagaaggaagcgacgcTTAACGCTGCCATCGCTCGCCAATCGTGGCACGGTTTTCACCGACAGCCGCTAGTCCCCAACTCGGCAAGAGCCAGCGGAGAGACCAAATAACTGATGTGCAAATAACTGAAATGTGTCTATCAACAAATTTTCATATCGCCATCTACGGTCGAATGATATCTATTagaaaagacgaatttttcactgAACGAGTTGCGCACAAACCTCCTAGTGGGGTTCGTTGCCTAGCCCTCGGCGATTTCAACCAATTTCGTCATGCTCGAATAACAACCGAAACGTTAAACGAAATTGTATCAACTGCTTGCGCTCTTCCCTTGATGCTTGCAAGCTCAACGAGATCCACTTGCAAGACCGTCGATTTACTTGGCGCAATTAGAGAGACAACCCCACCCTTCTGacagggtgaaaatctaagatctttgatcaggCGACAATACAGGGTAAAAATCTAAGATATTTGATCGGGCGACAACGGTGCATGTGCATTATTTCCTTCTTGGAGACATCGATTTGGAAGAAACTGAATTTCAGGTGTTGTTTTGATGGTGTTTGTGCTGCTGTTGCAAGGACTGGAACACTGCAGTGGGCCTTTTATTTTTTTAGCTTCTTTTTTTTGGCTATATGCATCCGTGCTGCCATTAGGGTATTGGGTCGTTGCAGAGAATGGATGTAATTGGTACCTTCGCGATATTAATATAATCTCTTTAGCAAAGAAAAACCCTGCCCTTTTCAAGATCGACACATTCTATTCACCCATGTTCCCATGCCCTCTTGTCACCCCTCTTAGATCATACCCCCTACTCCTGACCAATGCTAAAAGCTTTCGAAGGCCAAGGCCTTTCAAGTTCGATAACTTTTGTCTTCTTCTTCCCGGGTTCAATGAGATTGTGGAAAATGCTTGgaacatgtcaacacccggatttttaagtccagatgcctattatgtcattcatcacaatcccaggaatattgttgttgcgaggcataatagttgaatatcatagtcatcattcattacaaaccatattgtcttacaattggaatcacatgatccatattacacgaatagttgatctattgatcaacgaacaaacacaagttcatagcggaagcgtacgataaaaggactctctagtccacaggccaacgcttgacgttggaagactcctagttgtcgtaggcgtcctgctggtcatctccttggtagttctgttcatcttcatactctggccatttgaatagccagggacaaagccgtgagtactttaagtactcgcaaactaatactagtgtaagtgctagacaattctagtaagggtgctaagctctagtttatttgcataaagccaattttagttcacaagtatttgagaaaagactgattcatgtgctaactagctcaagtgggaacattagtgtcattcccacaacattgttgtgattcaaagtcaagtcacaaattcaccattcatttcaccatcattttcaaagatttgACATCGGACactatatggcctttccaaccgtccgtaaccgtggacacggctattcgaatagatttacactctgcagaggttgcacacttgtgccacaacatttgatttcatccgtcgggattaccccgaatcatcgtaacacagtacgcggatcatcaaccataacctttcacttacaaatcctagtatgagcacctctccccatgagcttggcctcccagtgaagaccaactttcaacctgggaactgcacagggcttggccgtacaattcacctcaattcacatcatttctcaacaacggaggcagcctcggcataacccctatgatttgtgttcagagggaacccatactaagatgcataaattttcagttaagccctacccataatcaggtattgtgggggatactcaatattggaaaggtatctcattcaaaccaatatcagttttatatcaaaaatcaccatcttctctttgtcatattcaccttcaaaaattcattcaatggaatgactcatcattccaaggtttcaaattcatttcaaagtcacaagttcccatctagagtagtcaagttttaaatatttagcactagcactaatcatgaggggtgctaatcttgcttggctagcttgagactaactttactactctagtaaccttctttcactttgaccaaagttaactataaaagtaactctttaaaaaAAACGAGtacaaacttgtaaggtaaaaacttgggataggcttgtggtaagaaaggtaagagttATGGTGccctgccccaaggggctttgcaatttgcaagaatattagctttccttggtagttctcaaagttctcctcttcctcctctcggtagcaaccttcctcttcctggtattctccggtgctagcgtctaaatttgaatacgaggtatgatcactcaactaattcaatggctattccaaacatctcatatattcacacaaactattctaagcacacaattactataattagggtgcattggttgtgttgcttgaggaaaaataatttcctctcattacatatgtaaatgatagtttccatatggttcttgagaaataatttcctctcattgaaatcttcttaagatttaatttctcaaacaatcatacatgaattcatgttcacctaagtcaaccattcatcatcatcatttgagaaaatgatttaaatgaggtagaccacctcatactatttaataattctacaaatgatttaatatctccaagtatttcatgtgggaGTATTTGAACAGTGGTCCAAACCTCATATGaaattacttgggacaagatttaaatgaagtaaaatacttcatatgatttccataatagttttggacaatatcaactaactaacatagtcatatagtcctttatttaatttgggccatgatcactcaaggtaaccataccatatttttgcataaacaattagtgtaagtgaaaagtgaattatagcaattggatttacttcaaaattcaaattggttgatttttaagatttatttgaagtcacaaaagtccctgccttgttatttttgtcacattaattctacacagGAACTCAAGGTGGGACCAGCggggttggatagatctttttacaagctttccaacaacataaaattcatcacATTTGGttgggtaaatttgaaactatttaatttctaaGACAGGACCAGTATTCAAATTTCTATGAATCAATTTAAATAGAAAAGGGActaatgggctaggcgggaaataaACGGGCTGAAAGATTTAAACGCCAGAAGGGCCAGCCCAGTAACGCTTCACACGccacgggccgcctgacagagggGCCCGCACGTCAGCGAGTCAGTCTTACCGAAGCGGTACGTTTCAGTGGTGGCCGTGCGATTAGAGCAGGATTCGACGGCTggcagtcgtcgtcgtcgtcgatgagAGGGAAGCTCTGGCGCGGCGTATGTAGGGGGTCGGCGGTGCTCCTGGACTCCGGCGAGGGGTGGCGATGGTGATAGGCGAcgttgtcgtcgacggcgagtTGATTGGTACCGATGGCGAGGCTTGGGGCGGAGGATTGCTCTGAGGTTGCTTGCGGgcctccggcgagcaattggctGGCTAGCGGCGGCGATGTGCAGTGGAGAGGAGCGGAGGAGGTTCAGAGAGAGGAGTGGAGCAAGTTTGCTGTTGAGATGAAGGCGCGGGGTGGCTCCATTTATAGGATGCGAGATGGCCGTGAGGTGTGCGGCAGGGTCGACAGcagagcggcggctccggcgaaggAAGGGGGTCGGCGAGGGCAGGGAGAGGTAGGCGACCCCAaggcggtgctagggagctaGAGGACGAGGTGGGGGATGGCCTGGCGTGCGCGCGAGATGGCGATGCTCTGGCGGCAGGGTTACGGGAATCCGGCGATGATGTCGACTGCGGCGGCGCTCGCGCGAGACAAGGGGCGTGTCTGGTGGGTTGCGGTCGTCCAGGGGAACGTGTGTGCGAAGCGAGAGAGCGAGAGGGGGGCCTGggtcgacggcggcaggtggtgcTCTAGCGCGTCCACGGGAACGTGCTCGACGTCCTCGGCATCGACCAGAGCGCGTGttttccggcgaggctctggtggATTTCAGGCAGTAGAGGGGCTAGGCAGCAGTAGGGCAGCGTGGTGGAGCTCagagacatggtggccagggtgaggaggaagaagaagagaggagGGTGTGCcatgtgtggcatggccggcatggccatgccatgctagcTTTGGCCCCTCCTATTAGGGCTTCTGTGGATGGGATAGggtgagaggggacaagggaaccAGGGGGAGTGAAATGGGGCAAGTGGTTTGGCCAAAACACTATTTTAAATAGTGTTTGCATTTGATCCCTATTTGCCTTATTCAAAAACTTGCAAAATTTGGTTGAATTCAAATGGATGCAAAAATTGAAAATGGTTGGTTTGGTTGAGTTGCAAATTACCATAGACaaccatgtgtggtggtggaattttaaaaatcaaagagatgcaaaaattgctaagtgggagattgttgcatttgataaaaagttccaactttggatgagcatagaatttgatccaagatgaattttacctggtggtctttaccaaagttgttctccttcaagtgctcttggatgaggtgcaaagaattgggaaagtttagtttgaaaaacttgagatagagaggctcaaagtagtgaccagaatataaatggcagatttgaccattatcatatgtgatcacaatttgagtttgaatttgatttgatttgtgtttctttgattccaaaagttgtaataagtgtttagtatcatattacaactaatggtgaaggccaaattggtctaggtcaaagatttggaaaaatggcataagccatacgtgagggttttgtgattttctaacttttattcttttctttttctttgcttcacttaagcaagtgtgaggtttatttggtgttataatgagttgggtaaagggttcaaaccattttgaggcaatgggggtgcctaggtcaagatttgatattttggctaagtgccacatatgcctctatgcatatgtttgattttattttgtttctcacttgaattggttggtaagtacttggttgagtgtgttgatgtatttcaaaacatctaccaaggtcaacactcaaggttggagcatttgcaaaaagtagccataggcttgtatatgcctttttcttaaataagatcatttctttttattttgtttttccaaggttggtgacaagagggatgaggtttagggtttggtgagttttgcaatggttcaccaccatttagcaaagtaagaaagatAGGGTTCAAAATTTACACATTAGAGCTACATGCCCACctatgtctttttcttttattttggtttctccaaaatagatccaaaagatttttgagaaggttagggtttttcttatttgatttctttctcttttattatttggtttgtgatcttcacttgatcactttagggttttagggttgatacgtctcaaacgtatctataatttcttatgttccatgctacttttatgatgatactcacatgttttacacacattatatgtcatatttatgcgttttccggaactaacctattgacgagatgccgaagggccagttgctgttttctgctatttttggtttcagaaatcctagtaaggaaatattctcggaattggacgaaatcaacgcccagcatcttagaatcacacgaagcttccagaacacccgagagccaccagaggagggccctgtgggccccagatgataggctggcgcggccagggggtgggccgtgcccccctactgtgtcgtcgcctcgtcagccctccgactccgcctcttcgcctatttaaaggtccctggcctaaaacctcgatacagaaaagccacggtacgagaaaccttccagagccgccgccatcgcgaagccaagatctgggggaccgaagtctctgttccggcacgccgtcgggacggggaagtgcccccggaaggcatctccatcaacaccaccgccatctccatcaacgctgctgtctcccatgaggagggagtagttctccatcgaggctaagggctgtaccggtagctatgtgattaatctctctcctatgtacttcaatacaatgatctcatgagctgccttacatgattgagattcatatgagttttgtatcactattcatctgtgtgttactctagtgatgttattaaagtactctattcctcctccatggtgtaacggtgacagtgtgtgcatcatgtagtacttggcgtaggttatgattgtaatctcttgtagattatgaagttaattattgctatgatagtattgatgtgatctattcctccttcatagcgtgatggtgacagtgtgcatgctatgttagtacttggtgtaattgcaatgatctatcatgcactctaaggttatttaaatatgaacatcgaatgttgtggagcttgttaactccggcattgaggtgctcttgtagccctacgcaattagtggtgttcatcatccaacaaaagagtgtagagtggttttattatgtgatcaatgttgagagtgtccactagtgaaagtatgatccctaggccttgtttccaaacatcgaatctccgtttacttacagttctgttgcatgtttactcgctgccatattttattcagattgctattaccactcatatacatccatattacttgtatttcactatctcttcgtcgaactagtgcacctatacatctgacaagtgtattaggtgtgttggggacacaagagacttcttgtatcgtgattgcagggttgcttgagagggatatctttgacctcttcctccctgagttcgataaaccttgggtgatccacttaagggaaacttgctgatgttctacaaacctctgctcttggaggcccaacactgtctacaagaatagaagcacccgtagacatcaagcacttttctggcgccgttgccggggaggaaaggtaaaaggcactcatactccggtcccaggtaattaagtacttttctggcgccattgtgtgagtg
It includes:
- the LOC127297044 gene encoding alcohol dehydrogenase-like 7, producing the protein MEDKCPEPIRCKAAVCRAAGEPLTVEEVVVDPPRAYELRIKIVCTSLCHSDVTFWRMKDFPGVFPRIFGHEAFGVVESVGEHVEGFAAGDSVVPTFLSQCSECTDCKSSRSNVCSKNRFAVRAGMPRDDTTRFRDADGNPLHHFLGVSSFSEYTVVDVTQVVKVDPALPPATACLLSCGASTGVGAAWKLAKVEPGSSVAIFGLGAVGLAVAEGARICGASKIIGVDLNPEKDELGKKFGVTHFINPKELGEKTVSQVIVEMTDGGADYCFECIGLAAVMSDAFQSSRAGWGKTIILGVEMHGAPLSIPSREILHGKSVMGSLFGGVKPKQDIPILAEKYLNKELELDKFITHEVAFKDINTAFDLLLQGKSLRCTIWMDK